The DNA region TACACCGCCCGGTGCGGGACGTTGACGACGCGGAAATCGTGGAGGTTCAGCGTCGTCAGGAGGTCGTTGAGGAACCCGTACTCGTCGTACACGTCCTCGAGCGGAATCTCGCGGAGCGCATCGACGGAGATGGCCGTGTACCCGTTCTGGGAGTCCACGGTTCGCCAGTATCCGCTGGAGAGGTTCGTGAGCGACGTGAGCAGGTGGTTTCCGAACAGACGCCACCGACTCATCTCGCCGACGTTCTCCCGTCGGCTTATCCGATCGCCCTTCGCGTAGTCGGCGCGCCCCTCGACGATAGGGTCGAGAAAGCGGTGGAGTATCGAGGGGTCCATCTGCGCGTCGCCGTTCATCACCGCGACCACGTCCATCTCGTCCTCCATCGCGGCGCGGTAGCCGGTTTTGACGCTCGCACCGACGCCGCGGTTCGTCTCGTGGCGGAGGGGGACGACGAACTCGCCGTCGCGGTGTCCGCCGTCGGCGACCATCGCCTTCTCTTTGTCGGCGTTCAGTCGCCGCGCGGTTCGCCGAATCTCGTCCCACGTCCCGTCCGTCGAACCGTCGTCCACCGCGTACACTCGGTCGACGAACGACGGGGTGGTCTCGATGGTTCTACCGACGAATCCCTCCTCGTTGTATGCTGGTACGACGACTGCGATTCGGTTTCCGTTGTACATAGATGAGTATCTTCGATGGCCACCCTCCGTCGCGGCGCAACCGCGCATCGGGGGCGAACTGCCCGGCGGGGACGCCCCCTTCTCGGTCCGCGGCGCGCGGCCGTCGGTACGGCCTTCGACGTAACGTATCTACAAACGGACTTTGTTATAGACTGACTTTTTGGGGTAGGCGAAAACTTCGGCGCGCAGAACCGCGGCGACAGACGCGAGCGAATCAGATTCGAAGGCGAATCGATCTCGGTCGGGTCGCTCCCGTCAGGCCGCCGGCTCCGATTTTTTTCGGACGGCCGCACCTCGCGGTGAGCGTGGCGCGACTCGTTATGAACGTCGTAACGGACGCGTCGGCGGGGGGTC from Halopelagius longus includes:
- a CDS encoding glycosyltransferase family 2 protein; this translates as MYNGNRIAVVVPAYNEEGFVGRTIETTPSFVDRVYAVDDGSTDGTWDEIRRTARRLNADKEKAMVADGGHRDGEFVVPLRHETNRGVGASVKTGYRAAMEDEMDVVAVMNGDAQMDPSILHRFLDPIVEGRADYAKGDRISRRENVGEMSRWRLFGNHLLTSLTNLSSGYWRTVDSQNGYTAISVDALREIPLEDVYDEYGFLNDLLTTLNLHDFRVVNVPHRAVYGDEESGIVYREFVPRLSGLLLRNFLRRLAARSRDARYVPAVLAYCLGVVATCFGAGSVLRAAERGVRRRDSSGLLRGVVTGVCGAVLFVLGCRLDARAAEPLETEYAGERFEARDDFDSE